A window of Mytilus edulis chromosome 10, xbMytEdul2.2, whole genome shotgun sequence contains these coding sequences:
- the LOC139492758 gene encoding uncharacterized protein — MEKQCFIMYQIDTLPVRNCSQNEEIHFNKCNMTGMWDIFDPDIQYACESTYKLVYKVYKNIFCFICNPIRRIYTTDVRTCNSTGSWKPFDQGLHDACQYYNNPDNSLSFLNVFCYLCNRDNTFSNSFVDVNASITYGRKGSVTFYTLQNISDFSLSFYKQYLNDQMKITPVTANDKENQSFTLNLTNTLLKAYAYNPFLPGLCNEELLPLDALDVIKPIMTPCSCPGCLAPYDIPGVKIRNLFQIDQTKTSDEPWDVHYCSDGQLYDKIEKNCRNITCFPGRHLIGGSCDPLFTVTRNIRYNLEVFVRNADSPKQFNGTEKIILRWFENIVRNHSIGITSLVILKTETFSNFPCSLGQSNPNVFTYIAFDVFIESNIYRNDLEQSLLKIAPENSDFEKDNDTFSMEISLASAFSDLLTFVHMAREFRYESKCWKLEENTELLNKYGNYKSTKINRQIVCPQFVFDADQYTIDGYSVLLIKYKIIIHYDIFLIDSNNKIRICVDDFLSFLLNRYIKSSTEYALEITTIVCTCVSLFCLLVTFITYCIFPILRTLPGKNNMCLILSLLIAQTCLQFGTIWTDRILICKAIGIILHVFWLSTFACMNVCSYHMYSVFTTFRPTSSMSENNGLFLRYVCYSYGTPFIIVIINISTQIMLSGGANIGYGGSNCFISDIPQIAAFICPVGLICVINIWLFGFTAYTIYTRPIIRSTANDKQDFYVYIKLFSLTGITWIGQIVDSFIPLSVFSFVVTILTGLQGLFIFLSFVCNKRVYNLFLGMCKYNHSESVRESIRLYSLYEVNGHEKCIKRYPITKTSKIS, encoded by the exons ATGGAAAAGCAGTGCTTTATTATGTATCAGATAGATACTCTTCCTGTTCGAAACTGTTCTCAAAatgaagaaatacattttaacaaGTGTAACATGACAGGTATGTGGGACATATTCGATCCCGATATTCAGTACGCATGTGAATCTACATATAAACTAGTTTACAAAGtgtacaaaaacatattttgttttatttgtaatccTATTCGTCGCATATACACGACAGATGTTCGAACTTGTAACTCAACTGGTTCCTGGAAACCTTTTGACCAAGGGCTCCATGATGCTTGTCAATACTATAACAACCCAGACAACAGTTTgtcatttttaaatgtattttgctACTTGTGTAATAGAGATAACACTTTTAGTAATTCCTTTGTAGATGTAAATGCTAGTATCACTTATGGACGTAAAGGTAGCGTTACCTTTTATACTTTGCAAAATATAAGTGACTTCAGTCTGTCGTTTTATAAGCAATATTTGAATGATCAGATGAAAATTACTCCAGTAACTGCCAATGATAAAGAAAATCAGAGTTTTACGTTAAACCTTACAAATACTTTGCTAAAGGCATATGCATATAATCCATTTCTTCCTGGATTGTGTAATGAAGAGTTGTTGCCCCTGGATGCTCTTGATGTCATCAAACCGATTATGACCCCATGTAGTT GCCCAGGATGTCTTGCTCCATATGATATTCCGGGAGTGAAAATTCGAAACTTGTTCCAAATTGATCAGACAAAAACAAGTGATGAACCATGGGATGTTCATTACTGTTCTGATGGACAGCTGTACGACAAAATTGAA aaaaactGTCGCAACATCACGTGCTTTCCAGGAAGGCATTTGATTGGTGGAAGTTGCGACCCTTTGTTCACAGTCACCAGGAATATAAGATACAACTTAGAAGTCTTCGTTAGAAATGCTGATTCACCAAAACAGTTTAATGGAACAGAGAAAATCATATTACGATGGTTTGAAAATATTGTTAGAAATCATTCAATTGGTATAACTAGTCTGGTTATTCTTAAAActgaaacattttcaaattttccatGTTCGTTAGGTCAGTCAAATCCAAACGTATTTACGTATATTGCATTTGATGTGTTCATAGAATCAAACATTTATCGGAATGACCTTGAACAATCACTTCTGAAAATAGCTCCTGAAAACTCTGATTTTGAGAAGGACAATGATACATTTAGCATGGAAATATCTCTAGCTTCCGCATTCTCTGATCTACTCACTTTTGTTCACATGGCTAGGGAATTTAGATATGAGTCGAAATGCTGGAAATTGGAAGAAAACACCGAACTTTTAAATAAATACGGAAATTATAAATCAACAAAAATCAATAGACAAATTGTCTGCCCACAGTTTGTTTTTGACGCCGACCAATATACAATAGATGGTTATTCTGTTCTActcataaaatacaaaataataattcattaCGACATATTCTTAATAgattcaaataacaaaattagAATTTGTGTCGATGATTTCCTTTCATTCCTATTAAATAGATATATCAAATCATCCACAGAATATGCTCTGGAAATAACGACAATTGTATGTACATGCGTTTCTTTATTTTGCTTGCTAGTAACTTTTATTACCTACTGCATTTTCCCGATACTAAGAACCTTACCTGGCAAAAATAATATGTGTCTCATATTGTCCCTTTTAATTGCACAGACATGTTTGCAATTTGGAACCATTTGGACTGATCGTATACTCATCTGTAAAGCCATTGGTATCATCCTTCATGTGTTTTGGTTGTCAACATTCGCCTgc atgaacGTGTGTTCATATCATATGTATTCTGTGTTTACCACTTTCAGACCAACCAGTAGTATGTCGGAGAATAATGGACTCTTCTTAAGATATGTTTGTTATTCATACGGAACGCCTTTCATTATAGTTATCATTAATATATCCACTCAAATTATGCTGTCAGGTGGAGCAAACATTGGTTATGGTGGGTCTAATTGTTTTATATCAGATATTCCCCAAATCGCTGCGTTTATTTGTCCAGTAGGGCTCATCTGTGTGATAAATATTTGGTTATTTGGGTTCACAGCTTACACAATATACACAAGACCAATCATTCGGAGCACCGCAAACGATAAACAAGATTTTTATGTGTACATTAAGCTTTTCTCGCTAACCGGAATCACGTGGATTGGGCAAATAGTAGACTCATTTATTCCATTATCAGTGTTTTCGTTTGTTGTCACCATACTTACAGGTTTACAAGGGTTATTCATTTTCCTTAGTTTCGTTTGTAACAAACGAGTATACAATTTGTTTTTGGGTATGTGCAAATATAATCATAGCGAAAGTGTTCGAGAAAGTATCAGATTGTATTCACTGTATGAAGTAAATGGCCATGAAAAGTGTATTAAACGCTACCCTATTACAAAAACATCAAAGATCTCTTAA
- the LOC139491110 gene encoding protein FAM151A-like produces the protein MSTKGVTKRAVIVTAIVVISGLFIAVIVLAIQKRECDIKDNDVHLPIVSLQNRQYILDDFKKGDGINIRWLPNVNSRTQIDTALSIGKYNMIEVNIQTSSGNDPVIGASDGIKLLNTITLLSDANTGIKINVKDNIEAQTVLRTLRNVVLDKPVLISIPILSPGSSFDIDRFKKDLSPLSVKDNYIGVNLAISKTFCERYGIEYGTSEYVSDMIKNLNFPVTKVTIEMKAAIIQSSWKGIKWILDTNPSVKLVISSNSLRVNCTAFDLLLLRNDADKGKLLYNIDEALYQDFVDVSSTAGSPLLYFNITPRDASGIIWSHNTDTWNLLNTATQGDVMMIEGDIMLLGQDTANQTNIPIMAHTVGDNNNITFEQWIDEIIKVDKGMKLDLKSIDAVKPALQIVSRKSSRIKGPVWANADILKGPDGIDPRIPANAFLEAIEEFPNVVLSLGWTTKSKGDNNSLNYTMEMVQEMHNIVKDLQQPITFPVRAEQLIDSLDSFEWLLEKSRGYTLTVWTAHSDNVTKADMDFARRKLEASRVYFDLPRELRPSFI, from the exons ATGTCCACTAAAGGTGTCACCAAGCGAGCAGTTATCGTTACAGCTATTGTGGTGATTTCAGGATTATTTATTGCTGTTATTGTACTAGCGATACAGAAACGTGAATGCg ATATCAAAGACAACGATGTACATTTACCAATAGTTTCTCTCCAAAACAGACAATATATTCTTGACGATTTTAAGAAAGGCGATGGGATAAACATCCGATGGCTGCCGAATGTAAACAGTCGGACTCAAATTGATACAGCTTTATCGATAG GCAAATACAACATGATAGAAGTAAATATACAAACCTCAAGTGGAAATGATCCTGTTATTGGAGCGAGCGATGGTATTAAACTCCTAAACACGATAACACTGTTGAGTGATGCTAATACTGGCATTAAGATAAATGTGAAGGATAATATTGAAGCTCAAACGGTTTTACGTACTCTAAGAAATGTAGTCTTAGATAAACCAGTCCTGATATCCATTCCAATTTTGTCTCCAGGTTCCAGTTTCGACATAGACAG GTTTAAGAAAGATTTGTCTCCTTTGTCAGTAAAGGATAATTACATTGGAGTAAATCTTGCTATTTCTAAAACTTTTTGTGAACGGTATGGGATAGAATATGGTACTTCCGAATACGTAAGTGACATGATAAAAAACCTAAATTTTCCTGTAACTAAGGTTACGATAGAAATGAAAGCTGCCATTATACAATCATCATGGAAGGGTATAAAATGGATTTTAGACACCAACCCAAGTGTGAAACTCGTAATCTCCTCAAATTCATTGAGAGTCAATTGTACAGCGTTTGATTTACTTCTGTTGAGGAATGATGCAGATAAGGGCAAATTGTTATATAACATTGATGAAGCCTTGTATCAAGATTTTGTAGATGTTTCATCCACTGCCGGCAGTCCTCTGCTATATTTTAATATTACGCCACGTGACGCGAGTGGTATTATTTGGAGCCATAACACAGACACATGGAATTTACTAAATACTGCCACACAAG GTGATGTGATGATGATAGAAGGTGACATCATGTTACTAGGACAAGATACAGCTAACCAAACAAACATTCCCATAATGGCACATACTGTCGGAGATAACAACAACATTACGTTCGAACAATGGATCGACGAAATTATTAAG GTCGATAAAGGCATGAAACTTGATCTTAAAAGTATAGATGCAGTTAAACCAGCATTACAGATTGTGTCAAGGAAGAGTTCCAGAATCAAAGGTCCGGTATGGGCAAATGCTGATATACTTAAAGGTCCGGATGGCATAGATCCTCGAATTCCTGCTAACGCGTTTTTGGAGGCAATTGAGGAATTTCCAAATGTTGTTCTATCTCTAGGTTGGACAACTAAAAGTAAGGGAGATAATAACAGCCTAAACTATACAATGGAAATGGTACAGGAAATGCACAAtattgtaaaagatttacaaCAGCCAATCACTTTCCCTGTTAGGGCGGAGCAGCTGATTGACTCTTTAGATTCATTTGAATGGTTACTTGAGAAGTCCAGAGGTTACACTTTAACGGTTTGGACAGCACACAGTGATAATGTAACGAAAGCCGATATGGACTTTGCACGTAGAAAACTTGAAGCGTCGCGTGTATACTTTGATCTTCCAAGAGAATTAAGACCCTCTTTTATTTGA
- the LOC139491111 gene encoding uncharacterized protein produces MISTLTEDVFKCNSYLIYVSLNRNPILHLAFNLPQNHRTDFSISCMECFECRCMQALTWKWILQRNNDTDVTFSCLNGPSLTSETTVMKCSESVVAVESSIFCECSDLYFIGGSTSNSTSIEINTTQNIQASEVHVRTVNPIDTSSNTEAGTSFNTASIVIVSSVGAVTLVLLSAMVKRQFDFLMTTRHKSVAAKELKDILIDEAEGFFVISEDDLFKEQYNNVPPRSHVSCFVVTN; encoded by the exons ATCTCTGAATAGAAATCCAATACTACATCTGGCATTTAATTTACCTCAAAACCACCGTACTGATTTCAGTAT CTCGTGTATGGAATGTTTCGAATGTAGATGTATGCAGGCCTTGACATGGAAATGGATACTACAAAGAAATAACGACACCGATGTGACATTCTCATGTCTGAATGGACCATCCCTTACTTCAGAGACAACTGTGATGAAGTGTTCAG aatCAGTAGTAGCTGTTGAATCGTCGATATTCTGTGAATGCTCAGACCTTTATTTCATTGGAGGATCAACATCAAATTCAACATCTATTGAAATTAATACAACACAAAACATACAAGCTTCGGAGGTTCATGTTCGGACAGTTAATCCTATAGACACTTCTTCAAATACTGAAGCAG GAACATCATTTAACACTGCAAGCATTGTTATCGTCAGCAGTGTGGGCGCGGTGACTTTGGTCTTACTGTCAGCAATGGTGAAGAGACAATTTGATTTCTTAATGACCACAAGACAT aagAGTGTGGCAGCAAAAGAACTAAAGGACATACTTATTGACGAAGCAGAAGGTTTTTTCGTTATATCTGAGGACGATTTATTCAAAGAACAGTACAATAATGTGCCCCCTAGAAGCCATGTGTCTTGCTTTGTGGTTACCAATTAA